In one window of Aphidius gifuensis isolate YNYX2018 linkage group LG4, ASM1490517v1, whole genome shotgun sequence DNA:
- the LOC122853801 gene encoding uncharacterized transporter slc-17.2-like, which translates to MWMYFVSDRPEDDPRISPSELAYLKKTLEPNNDKKIVSHPWKEILKSPAVWAIFAIYFSEVWGHNTMVTQLPSLMRDVLGSKIQKTGFISALPYIATTVTMVISSYLADFLLSKKYLTTTQVVIKNILLLNCVCILHMKSRGY; encoded by the exons ATGTGGATGTACTTTGTCTCAGATAGACCTGAAGACGATCCTCGAATATCACCATCTGAACTTGCCTATCTTAAGAAAACTCTCGAGCCGAACAATGACAAAAAG ATTGTATCACATCCATGGAAAGAAATCCTCAAATCACCAGCAGTGTGGGCCATTTTTGCTATTTATTTTAGTGAAGTCTGGGGACATAACACAATGGTTACACAGCTTCCATCATTAATGCGtg ATGTTTTAGGttctaaaattcaaaaaactgGATTCATCTCAGCACTTCCATATATTGCAACGACTGTTACAATGGTGATTTCAAGTTACCTTGCTGATTTTTtgctttcaaaaaaatatttaacaacaactCAGGtagtcataaaaaatatattgctctTAAATTGTGTGTGTATATTACATATGAAATCAAGGGGCTATTAA
- the LOC122854943 gene encoding glycoprotein 3-alpha-L-fucosyltransferase A-like, with amino-acid sequence MGIPRLSAKKCFIYMTCATCMILLVMNVHQKGFWHSLELEPEQPQLSHVNSELKKVLNSSKTTGLINNSVVKILDLSQKPWFMKGGLRQPLPAPKVETKERRQNHLWPDDDSDDDRIMNQLMYMPSGYNKTFAEHHPKKIMIPHGMDEAKTGSDLFIQQSCPISTCVITRDDPENADLILFKDYVTHVGHRPPNQVWALYFLESPYHTQPIENAIVNWTATYRRDSDIVAPYEKWQYYDSNVKQLSQTFNYASNKTKKVAWFVSNCHARNERMSYARELSKYIQVDIYGACGNLHCSKTHKCFQMLDNDYKFYLAFENSNCQDYITEKFFVNGLGHNVLPIVMGARQEDYEKSAPYKSYIHVDEFTSAKELATWLHHLDQDDDLYNSYFKWKGTGEFINTYFWCRLCAMIHDHYPSKYYNDINEWWRGDNICTLKSWREKSKRIT; translated from the exons ATGGGCATACCTCGTTTGTCAGCCAAGAAGTGTTTTATTTACATGACATGTGCGACATGTATGATTCTGTTAGTGATGAATGTACATCAAAAAGGATTCTGGCATTCCCTCGAACTCGAACCAGAACAACCGCAACTTTCACACGTGAATTCTGAATTGAAAAAG GTACTGAATTCAAGTAAAACAACAGGCTTGATCAACAATTCTGTCGTGAAAATATTAGATCTATCACAAAAACCATGGTTTATGAAAGGTGGTTTACGTCAACCATTGCCTGCACCAAAGGTTGAAACGAAAGAGAGAAGACAAAATCATCTGTGGCCTGATGATGATTCTGATGATGATAGAATCATGAATCAG TTAATGTACATGCCATCAGGTTACAATAAGACGTTTGCTGAACATCATCCGAAGAAGATTATGATTCCACATGGTATGGACGAGGCAAAAACTGGTAGCGATTTATTCATACAGCAGAGCTGTCCGATCAGCACATGCGTGATTACAAGAGATGATCCAGAAAACGCAGATTTAATACTATTTAAGGACTATGTTACACATGTAGGTCATAGACCACCTAATCAA GTTTGGgcattatattttcttgaatCTCCTTATCATACACAACCAATTGAAAATGCTATTGTCAATTGGACAGCAACATACAGACGTGACAGTGATATCGTTGCACCATATGAAAAATGGCAATACTATGATTCGAATGTTAAACAATTATCACAAACCTTCAACTATGCTAGTAATAAAACTAAGAAAGTGGCTTGGTTTGTATCAAACTGCCACGCACGAAATGAACGTATGTCGTATGCTCgagaattatcaaaatatattcaagttgaTATTTACGGTGCTTGTGGCAATTTACATTGTTCAAAAACACATAAATGCTTTCAAATGTTAGATAatgattacaaattttatcttgcatttgaaaattcaaattgtCAAGATTATATAACTGAAAAGTTTTTTGTCAATGGGCTTgg ACACAATGTGTTACCAATTGTCATGGGAGCACGTCAAGAAGATTATGAAAAAAGTGCACCTTATAAGTCATATATACACGTTGATGAGTTTACATCAGCGAAAGAACTTGCCACTTGGCTTCatcatcttgatcaagatgatGATTTATACAACTCATATTTCAAATGGAAAGGAACTGGTGAATTTATAAACACATACTTCTGGTGCAGATTATGTGCAATGATACACGACCACTATCCATCAAAATATTACAATGATATTAACGAATGGTGGCGTGGAGATAATATTTGTACGTTGAAATCATGGCGGGAAAAATCAAAACGAATAACATAG
- the LOC122853800 gene encoding sialin-like — translation MDKIESPKFEKDSHVLRDEENQLKIQKDDAWWKFWKKHRIIIAILAFFGFFTLMVLRVNLSIAIIAMTTSDTDEQPEFQWDSRTRGFILSSFFYGYICFQLLGGWLSSRIGGKRVFGYGIGVATLLALLTPPLTRISVYLLIALRIVQGTFEVNIIIITIVRRVIAEGLAVVLNLLLKKKNGHKFLTNQRKNFI, via the exons ATGGACAAAATCGAGTCACCAAAGTTTGAAAAAGACTCGCATGTACTCAGAGACGAggaaaatcaattgaaaatacaaaaagatgATGCTTGGTGGAAATTTTGGAAAAAGCATCGTATAATTATTGCGATATTagcattttttggtttttttactttaatggTTTTACGAGTTAATCTTAGTATTGCAATAATTGCCATGACAACAAGTGACACTGAT gAACAACCAGAATTTCAATGGGATTCAAGAACTCGAGGTTTTATATtgagttcttttttttatggttataTTTGTTTCCAACTTTTGGGAGGCTGGTTGAGTTCAAGAATTGGTGGAAAACGAGTTTTTGGATATGGAATTGGTGTTGCCACTCTTTTGGCGTTACTAACACCACCTTTGACACGTATAAGCGTATATTTACTGATTGCTCTGCGAATTGTTCAAGGCACTTTCGaggttaatattattattattactattgtaCGCAGAGTGATTGCCGAGGGCTTAGCCGTAGTATTGAATTtgttgctgaaaaaaaaaaatggtcatAAGTTTTTAACAAATCAACgtaaaaactttatataa
- the LOC122853799 gene encoding sialin-like, which yields MDKIETPKFEKDSYVLRDEENQLKIQKDDAWWKFWKKHRIVIAILAFFGFFTLMVLRVNLSIAIIAMTTSDTDEQPEFQWEPRTRGFILSSFFYGYICCQLLGGWLSSKLGGKKVFGYGIGVATLLALLTPPLTRISGIASPAISSIWAGWAPPLERTRLTTVAHTGSAIAMLVGLPISGIVADHFGWASMFYVSSSLGIFWFVMWMYFVSDRPEDDSRISPSELAYLKKTLNPNNDKKVVSHPWKEILKSPAVWAIFIVHFSEAWGHNTMVTQLPSLMRDVLGYKIQKTGIISALPYIATTVTMVISSYLADCLVSKKYLTTTQMRKLLTCGASLLQAIFMTAAGYFCADPTILMVCIFISYSAYGFAVSGFLVNYLDIAPQHASVLMGLGNTIATISGIISPNLTGYIVKNKSADEWKIVLMIVGIIYLIGALIYGTFASGKRQKWAIVLNEQESRRKFIQTQDTDDNAD from the exons ATGGATAAAATCGAAACACCAAAGTTTGAAAAAGACTCGTATGTACTCAGAGACGAggaaaatcaattgaaaatacaaaaagatgATGCTTGGTggaaattttggaaaaaacATCGTATAGTTATTGCAATATTagcattttttggtttttttactttgatggTTTTACGAGTTAATCTTAGTATTGCAATAATTGCCATGACAACAAGTGACACTGAT gaACAACCGGAATTTCAATGGGAACCAAGAACTCGAGGTTTTATATtgagttcttttttttatggttataTTTGTTGCCAGCTTTTGGGAGGCTGGTTGAGTTCAAAACTTGGtggaaaaaaagtatttggATATGGAATTGGTGTTGCAACTCTTTTGGCATTACTTACACCACCTTTGACACGTATAAGC ggGATCGCATCACCGGCCATAAGTTCCATTTGGGCCGGTTGGGCTCCTCCTCTGGAGCGAACGAGGCTCACAACTGTTGCTCACACTGGTAGTGCCATTGCTATGCTTGTTGGTTTACCAATATCTGGAATAGTTGCTGATCATTTTGGATGGGCATCTATGTTTTATGTTTCAAGTTCATTGGGAATTTTTTGGTTTGTCATGTGGATGTACTTTGTCTCAGATAGACCTGAAGACGATTCTCGAATATCACCATCTGAACTTGCTTATCTCAAGAAAACTCTCAATCCGAACAATGACAAAAAg GTTGTTTCACATCCATGGAAAGAAATCCTCAAATCACCAGCTGTGTGGgccatttttattgttcatttcAGTGAAGCTTGGGGGCATAACACAATGGTTACACAGCTTCCATCATTAATGCGtg ATGTTTTAggttataaaattcaaaaaactgGAATTATCTCAGCACTCCCATATATTGCAACGACTGTTACAATGGTGATTTCAAGTTACCTTGCTGATTGTTTGgtttcgaaaaaatatttaacaacaactCAG ATGAGAAAACTTTTAACTTGTGGTGCATCTTTATTACAAGCAATTTTTATGACAGCGGCAGGTTACTTTTGCGCAGACCCAACTATATTAATGGTTTGcatttttatatcatattcTGCATATGGATTTGCTGTCTCTGGATTTCTCGTTAATTACCTGGATATTGCACCTCAACATGCTAGTGTTTTAATGGGTTTGGGTAACACAATTGCAACAATTTCTGGAATAATTAGTCCAAATCTTACTGGTTATATTGTTAAGAACAAG TCTGCTGATGAATGGAAGATTGTACTTATGATCGTAGGAATAATCTATCTAATTGGAGCATTGATTTATGGAACATTTGCATCTGGTAAAAGACAAAAATGGGCAATTGTTCTCAATGAACAAGAGTCACGTCgtaaatttatacaaactCAAGATACAGACGACAATGcagattaa
- the LOC122854944 gene encoding vesicular glutamate transporter 1-like — protein MAAAGYFCADPTILMVCIIISYSAGGFAVSGFLVNCLDIAPQHASVLMGMGNTIGTISGVISPSLTGYIVKSKSADEWKIVLMIVGIIHLMGALIYGTFASGERQKWAIDLNKQESRRKFLQTQDTDDNAD, from the exons ATGGCAGCAGCAGGTTACTTTTGCGCAGACCCAACTATATTAATGGTTTGCATTATTATATCATATTCTGCCGGTGGATTTGCTGTTTCTGGATTTCTCGTTAATTGTTTAGATATTGCACCTCAACATGCCAGTGTTTTAATGGGTATGGGTAACACAATCGGAACAATTTCTGGAGTCATCAGTCCAAGTCTTACTGGTTATATTGTTAAAAGCAAG TCTGCTGATGAATGGAAAATTGTACTTATGATTGTAGGAATTATCCATTTAATGGGAGCATTGATTTATGGAACATTTGCATCTGGTGAAAGGCAAAAATGGGCAATTGATCTCAATAAACAAGAGTCACGtcgtaaatttttacaaactcaAGATACAGACGACAATGCagattga